One stretch of Chitinophaga pendula DNA includes these proteins:
- a CDS encoding 2-isopropylmalate synthase, with the protein MDKNRVYIFDTTLRDGEQVPGCQLTTVEKIEVAKQLEALGVDIIEAGFPISSPGDFQSVVEISKAVSEPVICALTRANTMDIDAAAEALRFAKRKRIHTGIGSSDMHIKYKFNSTREEILERAVKAVTYARNFCDDVEFYAEDAGRADNEYLARMIEAVIAAGATVVNIPDTNGYCLPEQYGAKIKYLVDHVSNIDRAIISVHCHNDLGLATANSIAGVINGARQVECTINGIGERAGNTSLEEVAMILKTHHGLGYNTNINSKQIYGLSTLVSTMMRMPVQPNKAIVGRNAFAHSSGIHQDGVLKHRENYEILNPEDVGISSNSIILTARSGRHALKHHLERLDYKIDKINLDEVYQRFLVMADQKKEINDADLQQLMGDGDEKNYADQAIKVTLLQVVCGDPLRPMATVKLKVNGEEHEASSAGNGPVNATINAIHEIIKDNIDIDEFSIQAMHGGSEDVSKVNMRVKHNGHSYYGFGYSTDIVNASVHAYVDALNKIF; encoded by the coding sequence ATGGATAAAAATCGTGTATATATATTTGATACCACCCTGCGTGATGGTGAACAGGTACCAGGCTGCCAGTTGACGACTGTAGAGAAGATCGAGGTAGCCAAGCAGCTGGAAGCGCTGGGAGTGGATATTATCGAAGCAGGTTTTCCTATTTCCAGTCCTGGTGACTTCCAGAGTGTAGTGGAGATATCCAAAGCGGTAAGTGAGCCCGTGATATGTGCGCTGACCCGTGCTAATACCATGGACATTGATGCAGCGGCAGAGGCACTTCGTTTTGCTAAACGCAAGCGTATCCATACTGGTATTGGCTCTTCAGATATGCATATCAAATATAAATTCAACAGTACCCGGGAGGAAATACTGGAAAGAGCGGTTAAGGCAGTGACTTATGCCCGGAATTTCTGTGATGATGTGGAATTTTATGCAGAAGATGCTGGTAGAGCAGATAATGAATACCTGGCACGTATGATAGAGGCTGTGATCGCAGCGGGAGCTACAGTTGTAAATATACCGGATACTAACGGCTATTGTCTGCCGGAGCAATATGGTGCCAAGATCAAATACCTGGTGGATCACGTATCCAATATTGACAGGGCAATTATCTCCGTGCATTGTCATAATGACCTCGGGCTGGCTACTGCCAATTCCATTGCGGGCGTGATCAATGGCGCCAGACAGGTGGAGTGTACTATTAACGGCATAGGAGAGCGTGCCGGTAATACTTCTCTGGAAGAGGTGGCTATGATCCTGAAAACACATCATGGTCTTGGATATAATACCAATATCAATTCCAAGCAGATATATGGTTTGAGCACCCTGGTATCTACTATGATGCGTATGCCGGTGCAGCCAAACAAAGCCATCGTTGGCCGCAACGCTTTTGCTCACAGTTCCGGTATTCACCAGGATGGGGTATTAAAACATCGTGAAAACTATGAGATATTAAATCCGGAGGATGTGGGTATTTCCAGTAATTCGATCATCCTTACTGCCCGCAGTGGCCGTCATGCATTGAAACATCACCTGGAACGCCTGGACTACAAGATCGATAAGATCAACCTGGATGAAGTGTACCAGCGCTTCCTGGTAATGGCCGATCAGAAGAAGGAGATCAACGACGCAGACCTGCAGCAACTGATGGGTGATGGTGACGAAAAAAACTATGCGGATCAGGCAATCAAAGTTACTTTGTTGCAGGTAGTATGTGGCGATCCACTACGTCCTATGGCCACTGTGAAGCTGAAAGTGAATGGAGAAGAACACGAAGCCAGTTCTGCGGGTAATGGTCCTGTGAATGCAACGATCAATGCTATCCACGAGATTATCAAGGACAACATCGATATTGATGAATTCAGTATACAGGCGATGCACGGAGGAAGTGAAGACG
- the leuB gene encoding 3-isopropylmalate dehydrogenase — MGVEKKILIIPGDGIGQEVTSWGQKVLQAIATNFKHTFTFEEGIMGHVAIEATGDPLPDETLEKARNSDAILFGAIGHAKYDNDPTLKVRPEQGLLKIRKELGLYANLRPIKLFDELLEASSIKPEILRGADILFFRELTGDVYFGEKQRTNDRNTASDLMIYHRYEVERIARKAFDAARTRRNKLCSVDKANVLEASRLWREVVQEVAKEYPDVETEHMFIDNAAMQLIKDPKRFDVVVTGNLFGDILTDEASQIAGSMGMLASASVGDKVGFYEPIHGSAHDIAGKGIANPLASILSAALLLDISFGLKTESQRVIKAVEATLKQGYRTMDIANKHTVNDLIMGTDAMGAKVLENLN, encoded by the coding sequence ATGGGCGTTGAGAAGAAAATATTGATAATACCCGGTGACGGAATAGGACAGGAAGTAACTTCCTGGGGCCAGAAAGTACTACAGGCTATTGCCACGAACTTTAAACACACTTTTACCTTCGAAGAAGGCATTATGGGGCATGTAGCGATCGAGGCTACCGGCGACCCGCTGCCAGATGAGACGCTGGAAAAGGCTCGTAACAGTGATGCGATCCTGTTCGGCGCTATCGGCCATGCTAAATATGATAATGATCCTACGCTGAAGGTAAGACCTGAGCAAGGGTTATTAAAGATCCGCAAAGAGTTGGGATTATATGCCAACCTGCGTCCGATCAAACTGTTTGACGAATTGCTGGAGGCATCCAGTATAAAGCCGGAGATACTCAGAGGAGCAGATATCCTGTTCTTCCGGGAGTTGACAGGTGATGTTTATTTTGGAGAGAAGCAACGAACAAATGACAGAAATACGGCCTCGGATCTTATGATCTATCATCGCTATGAAGTAGAACGTATTGCCCGTAAGGCTTTTGATGCGGCACGTACCAGGCGTAATAAACTTTGTTCTGTAGATAAAGCAAACGTACTCGAAGCCAGCCGACTGTGGAGGGAAGTAGTACAGGAAGTTGCCAAAGAGTATCCTGATGTGGAGACAGAACATATGTTTATTGACAATGCGGCTATGCAGCTTATCAAAGACCCCAAACGCTTTGATGTCGTAGTGACGGGGAATCTTTTCGGAGATATCCTGACAGATGAGGCTTCTCAGATAGCGGGTTCCATGGGTATGCTGGCCTCTGCATCTGTAGGAGATAAGGTAGGATTTTATGAACCTATTCACGGTTCTGCACATGATATCGCTGGCAAGGGTATTGCCAATCCGCTGGCATCTATATTATCAGCTGCTTTATTGCTTGATATCTCATTTGGTTTGAAAACAGAATCACAACGTGTTATTAAAGCGGTGGAAGCTACGCTGAAGCAAGGCTACCGGACGATGGACATTGCCAATAAGCATACTGTAAATGATCTCATCATGGGTACGGATGCGATGGGCGCAAAAGTATTGGAGAACCTGAATTAA
- the leuD gene encoding 3-isopropylmalate dehydratase small subunit — protein MSKNFQQLTSTAVPLPIENIDTDQIIPARFLKATTREGFGENLFRDWRFDSNNQPKADFVLNNPVYKGQILVAGKNFGCGSSREHAAWALADYGFKVVVSSFFADIFKNNALNNFILPVVVSDAFLQSIFRTIAADVNAQLEVNLEQQYIRIVATGEQATFDINPYKKTCLINGYDDIDYLLSLRKEVEAYEASREFNF, from the coding sequence ATGAGTAAAAACTTCCAACAGCTTACATCTACTGCAGTTCCGCTGCCCATAGAGAATATTGATACGGACCAGATCATTCCGGCACGCTTTCTTAAAGCCACTACCCGTGAAGGATTTGGAGAGAATTTGTTTCGTGACTGGCGGTTTGACAGCAATAATCAGCCTAAAGCTGATTTTGTATTGAATAACCCTGTGTATAAGGGGCAGATACTTGTAGCAGGCAAAAACTTTGGTTGTGGTTCTTCCCGCGAGCATGCGGCCTGGGCGTTGGCAGATTATGGTTTTAAAGTGGTGGTGAGCAGTTTTTTTGCGGATATCTTTAAGAACAATGCCTTAAACAATTTCATACTACCTGTAGTTGTCAGCGATGCTTTTCTGCAAAGTATATTCCGGACTATAGCGGCTGATGTCAATGCTCAGCTGGAGGTGAACCTGGAGCAACAATACATCAGGATAGTGGCAACCGGAGAACAGGCTACGTTTGATATCAATCCGTATAAAAAGACCTGTCTTATCAATGGCTATGATGACATCGACTATTTACTCAGTCTGCGTAAGGAAGTGGAGGCGTATGAAGCTAGCCGGGAATTTAATTTTTGA
- a CDS encoding class I SAM-dependent methyltransferase, whose product MEHWNATLYKEKHSFVFEYGNSLLEWLQPLAGEQILDLGCGTGELTAKLADAGALVTGLDNDGEMIASARAQYPGLDLVVADAAGFSLPGVYDAVFSNAALHWMPDARAVIAGMYRHLKPGGRLILEMGAKGNVGGILHALEKVMALHGYEYQAFWYFPSLSEYSTLLEEAGFVVRKAYFFDRPTVLSDPENGIVEWLRMFGERIFSDVPVEKQEVILRETQQLLYDTHYKDGKWYADYVRLRVHAEK is encoded by the coding sequence ATGGAACATTGGAACGCCACATTATATAAGGAGAAACATTCTTTTGTATTCGAGTATGGTAATAGCTTACTGGAATGGTTACAGCCATTGGCCGGGGAGCAGATCCTTGATCTGGGATGTGGGACGGGCGAACTAACTGCTAAGCTGGCAGATGCCGGCGCGTTGGTAACGGGTTTGGACAATGATGGGGAGATGATAGCCAGCGCGCGTGCTCAGTATCCCGGACTAGACCTGGTGGTAGCTGATGCTGCAGGTTTTTCATTGCCGGGGGTATATGATGCCGTTTTTTCTAATGCAGCCCTACATTGGATGCCGGATGCCCGGGCTGTCATAGCCGGAATGTACCGTCATTTGAAGCCAGGTGGCCGGCTGATATTGGAAATGGGCGCCAAGGGAAATGTGGGCGGAATATTGCATGCTCTGGAAAAAGTAATGGCTCTTCATGGATATGAATACCAGGCCTTCTGGTATTTTCCATCTCTGAGTGAATATAGTACGTTATTAGAGGAGGCGGGATTTGTGGTACGGAAGGCTTATTTTTTTGATCGGCCTACGGTTTTGTCTGATCCGGAAAACGGTATAGTGGAGTGGTTGCGAATGTTTGGAGAACGGATATTTTCAGATGTGCCGGTAGAAAAACAAGAGGTGATATTGCGGGAAACCCAGCAGTTGCTCTACGATACGCATTATAAAGATGGAAAATGGTATGCAGATTACGTAAGGTTACGGGTGCATGCCGAAAAATAA
- the leuC gene encoding 3-isopropylmalate dehydratase large subunit, with protein MGKTLFDKIWDSHVVFNKPGYPDAVYINTHFIHEVTSPQAFDGLRKRGIPVFRPAKTRATADHNVPTVDQHLPIKEALSRLQVEMLSKNTAEFGIALYGLGHPYQGIVHVIGPELGITLPGMTIVCGDSHTSTHGAFGAIAFGIGTSEVEQVLATQCILQYKPKRMKISVNGQLKKGVVSKDIILYIISKISASGATGYFVEYAGEAITGLSMEARMTICNMSIEMGARGGLIAPDQVTFDYIKGREFAPKGADWDKSLAYWETLYSDTDAEFDVTLEFDAADIEPMITYGTNPGMGMGVTQHIPSLDQLDAQEQPSFKKSLQYMDLEPGSVLLGKKVDYVFIGSCTNSRIEDLRMVADFVKGKQKAADVVVWIVPGSKQVEAQAKREGIDKVFEAAGFHLREPGCSACLGMNEDKVPAGMYCISTSNRNFEGRQGPNARTFLASPLTAAAAAITGKVMDVRELI; from the coding sequence ATGGGGAAAACATTATTTGATAAGATCTGGGATAGCCACGTTGTATTTAACAAACCCGGATATCCGGACGCTGTGTACATTAACACCCATTTTATTCACGAAGTGACCAGTCCACAGGCTTTTGATGGACTGCGTAAGCGTGGGATACCTGTATTTCGTCCGGCTAAAACGCGGGCGACGGCCGACCACAATGTGCCAACGGTCGACCAGCACCTGCCTATCAAAGAAGCGTTGAGCCGGTTGCAGGTGGAGATGCTCAGTAAAAATACCGCCGAGTTTGGTATAGCATTATATGGATTGGGGCATCCTTACCAGGGTATTGTGCATGTGATAGGACCGGAATTGGGGATCACCCTGCCGGGGATGACCATTGTATGTGGAGACAGTCATACTTCCACGCACGGTGCCTTTGGAGCGATAGCATTTGGTATAGGTACTTCGGAGGTAGAGCAGGTATTGGCGACACAATGTATCCTGCAATACAAACCCAAGCGGATGAAGATCTCGGTGAACGGGCAGTTAAAGAAAGGTGTAGTATCCAAAGACATTATACTTTATATCATTTCCAAGATATCAGCTTCCGGTGCTACCGGTTATTTTGTGGAATATGCCGGCGAAGCGATCACTGGTTTAAGCATGGAGGCCCGGATGACCATTTGCAATATGAGTATTGAAATGGGAGCCCGTGGTGGACTGATTGCTCCCGACCAGGTGACCTTTGATTATATAAAAGGCCGTGAGTTCGCGCCCAAAGGAGCTGACTGGGATAAATCACTTGCATACTGGGAGACCCTATATTCCGATACTGACGCAGAATTTGACGTCACATTGGAGTTTGACGCAGCTGATATTGAGCCGATGATCACCTACGGAACCAATCCTGGTATGGGAATGGGGGTGACGCAACATATTCCTTCTCTGGATCAGCTGGATGCGCAGGAGCAGCCATCTTTCAAAAAATCACTGCAGTATATGGATCTCGAACCTGGTAGTGTTTTACTGGGGAAGAAGGTTGACTATGTATTTATTGGCAGCTGTACGAATTCCAGGATAGAGGATCTCCGGATGGTGGCTGATTTTGTGAAAGGGAAGCAGAAGGCTGCTGATGTGGTGGTGTGGATTGTGCCTGGTTCCAAGCAGGTAGAAGCACAGGCGAAGCGGGAAGGTATTGATAAAGTATTTGAGGCGGCGGGTTTTCATTTGCGGGAGCCCGGTTGCTCTGCCTGTCTGGGTATGAATGAGGACAAGGTACCTGCGGGAATGTATTGTATATCTACCTCTAACCGCAACTTTGAAGGCCGGCAGGGGCCTAATGCCCGTACATTCCTGGCCAGTCCGCTGACGGCCGCTGCAGCGGCCATTACGGGGAAAGTGATGGATGTAAGGGAACTTATTTGA
- a CDS encoding helix-turn-helix transcriptional regulator, giving the protein MQLLVASPQLVAPKVIPAIEKAFGKYHITIAQARTLVLDTGRIISQHITFNDFTLWDHLFFIQQPITLFARADVCTFSLQCMLKNSLTTTLPQQGTVTLHEGQQCWSVMQPSQLELQLQPGIYRFFHLDICPAFLQRLCTDYPFLSAHLQQAETAPSRIFSKQETGISPEMKLLIDQIIQHKGTGYGAHAAIECWARHLFMLSLDKIAQRYEPHSLSYQQQQKERFSAIRAYIHNNLDEKLTIETIAKHFHMGTTCLKKGFREQFNTAVYDYILHRKIDKAKVLLQAGMSVREVAWHTGYSEQGNFSRVFKKHTGIVPGLFRKALLNAPDLIEDEKQI; this is encoded by the coding sequence ATGCAACTCCTTGTAGCATCACCACAGTTGGTTGCCCCCAAAGTGATACCTGCTATTGAAAAAGCCTTTGGAAAATATCACATTACTATTGCCCAGGCAAGAACACTGGTACTTGATACCGGACGTATCATATCCCAACACATCACCTTCAATGACTTTACTCTTTGGGATCACCTGTTTTTCATTCAACAACCCATTACATTGTTTGCCCGGGCCGATGTCTGCACCTTCTCATTACAATGCATGCTGAAAAATTCGCTGACAACAACACTTCCACAACAGGGAACTGTTACCTTACATGAAGGGCAGCAATGCTGGAGTGTGATGCAGCCTTCTCAACTTGAACTACAATTGCAGCCCGGTATCTATCGCTTCTTTCACCTCGACATTTGCCCTGCATTCCTTCAACGTCTCTGTACCGACTATCCATTTCTATCTGCACATCTGCAACAAGCAGAAACAGCTCCCTCCCGCATTTTCAGCAAACAGGAAACTGGCATTTCACCCGAAATGAAACTATTGATCGATCAGATCATACAACATAAAGGCACCGGATACGGCGCTCATGCCGCCATCGAATGTTGGGCACGTCACCTCTTTATGCTCTCCTTGGATAAAATTGCGCAGCGCTATGAACCACATTCACTTTCCTACCAACAGCAGCAGAAAGAAAGATTCAGTGCAATAAGAGCCTATATACATAATAACCTGGATGAAAAACTAACCATCGAAACGATTGCAAAACATTTTCACATGGGCACTACCTGCCTTAAAAAGGGTTTCAGAGAACAGTTTAATACCGCTGTCTACGATTATATCCTTCACCGAAAAATAGACAAAGCAAAGGTATTGCTACAGGCAGGTATGAGCGTACGGGAAGTAGCGTGGCATACAGGCTATTCAGAGCAGGGCAACTTCAGCCGTGTCTTTAAAAAACATACAGGGATCGTACCTGGCCTCTTTAGGAAAGCATTACTTAACGCGCCTGATTTGATAGAAGATGAAAAACAGATTTGA
- a CDS encoding MauE/DoxX family redox-associated membrane protein, protein MSRKIWIEIIADLLIIVFAIMAAGQLSKYEVFLLLLHFQPYINQLPVQLSWVIPAAELVIAIILIIPRSRNVALYMVLITMSVGAIYRISLFSAGLHLPCICGNLLRPHLTEQLHIFFNLLLAGLALTGIILFRKEKRYINAHIQRALTI, encoded by the coding sequence ATGTCTAGGAAAATATGGATAGAAATAATTGCCGACCTGCTGATCATTGTTTTTGCCATAATGGCCGCGGGCCAGCTATCAAAATACGAAGTATTTTTATTGTTACTACATTTCCAACCTTATATTAATCAGTTACCTGTTCAACTATCCTGGGTAATACCTGCAGCCGAACTGGTCATTGCTATCATATTGATCATCCCACGCAGCCGTAACGTTGCCCTGTATATGGTTCTAATAACAATGAGCGTTGGCGCCATCTACCGGATTTCACTTTTTAGTGCCGGTCTCCATTTGCCATGTATATGTGGAAATTTATTACGTCCGCATCTGACAGAACAACTACATATCTTTTTTAACCTGCTACTGGCAGGGCTGGCATTAACCGGTATAATATTATTCAGAAAAGAAAAGCGGTACATCAACGCCCACATACAACGGGCGCTTACCATATAG
- a CDS encoding DUF3738 domain-containing protein, producing MKIFFLIVVCFCSIGLYAQDTTRTPSVVKAISLMDSRQPLLKEYNGTYLSSLLYYSYFLKHVQVEGGLVSYNRDSITGKRIGVRIVNLPLMNIIENAYRIEEIGPFQLNRIVVEKKEIINDLLPLESMNIDDPLYRKWIVDHTWCYDLRIPMSQSDNISKIMQQDIERYFRLRGTYEERKVKCLVLTRAGATDRLKTLDTARAPSVEVGESLLVIKNGSIEDFVQVFKRVNNTYLPPIIDETGYKGRIDLQLLSPLDDLDKIKTELGKYGLVLQEKERQLKMLVVRETARL from the coding sequence ATGAAAATATTTTTTCTTATTGTGGTTTGTTTTTGCTCCATTGGATTATACGCACAAGACACGACTCGCACCCCCTCTGTCGTAAAAGCGATATCTTTAATGGATAGCCGTCAGCCTTTGCTAAAGGAATATAACGGCACCTATCTTAGTAGTTTGTTATACTATTCATATTTCCTTAAACATGTGCAAGTAGAAGGTGGGTTAGTTTCCTATAACCGTGATTCGATAACAGGGAAGCGCATTGGAGTACGCATTGTAAACCTGCCACTAATGAATATTATAGAAAATGCGTATAGAATTGAAGAGATAGGCCCCTTTCAACTAAACAGAATTGTGGTGGAGAAAAAAGAAATAATCAATGACTTATTGCCTCTCGAGAGCATGAACATTGACGATCCCTTATATAGAAAATGGATTGTAGATCATACCTGGTGCTATGATCTTCGCATACCGATGTCTCAATCAGATAATATTTCTAAAATAATGCAGCAAGATATAGAACGATATTTTCGATTAAGAGGTACTTATGAAGAAAGAAAGGTGAAGTGTCTTGTTCTTACTCGTGCAGGTGCGACAGACAGACTAAAAACTTTGGACACAGCAAGGGCTCCATCTGTAGAAGTTGGCGAATCACTGCTTGTTATTAAGAATGGAAGTATCGAAGATTTTGTACAGGTATTTAAACGTGTTAATAATACATATCTGCCTCCCATTATTGACGAAACGGGTTATAAAGGAAGGATTGACTTACAATTATTATCGCCATTGGATGATTTGGACAAGATAAAGACTGAATTGGGTAAATATGGCTTAGTGTTACAGGAGAAAGAGCGGCAACTAAAGATGCTGGTAGTTAGAGAAACTGCAAGGTTGTAA
- a CDS encoding RagB/SusD family nutrient uptake outer membrane protein, whose translation MTARRIKPLSFVLLVMIGTVCLLGNTACKKFLQIDPPIDRLKSDLVFTDDALATAGITGLYSKMAYEQNAFSSYSFTLYPALSADEMINTYVDAELTATYENAIPATAIMPASTWTKGYQYIYHTNACLTGLAGSKLLTTEVKQQLEGEMRFMRAFCYFYMVNFFGDVPLLLSTDFRLNNQHPRTSADKVYEQIITDLELAVNNMSSAYVTNGRARPNKWTAAALLARVYLYRKEWEKAEQYASNIINSKLYQLVEDPGTIFANANSEAIWQLVYSVPNNLRETQYFIPADLTTSPLIRLSDQLAGMMSDQDKRKLSWVGTVTLPTGDKQYYVYKYKVKIPVINVSESITVFRLAEQYLIRAEARLQQRNISGAIEDIDVIRKRAGLPAVREIMPHATITDLLALTARERNIELLAEWGHRWFDLKRTGSSTAVLSAIKKDWQPADTLYPLPQDQLLMNSTLTQNPGY comes from the coding sequence ATGACAGCAAGAAGAATCAAACCGCTATCTTTTGTCCTCCTTGTCATGATAGGGACGGTATGTTTGCTGGGTAATACCGCGTGTAAGAAATTTTTACAAATAGACCCTCCGATAGACCGGTTGAAGTCCGATCTTGTTTTTACTGATGATGCATTGGCTACTGCAGGCATAACAGGATTGTATAGCAAGATGGCATACGAACAAAATGCTTTCAGTAGTTATTCCTTTACTTTATATCCTGCGCTTAGTGCAGATGAGATGATCAATACCTATGTTGATGCTGAGCTTACTGCGACTTATGAAAATGCAATTCCAGCTACAGCCATTATGCCGGCAAGTACATGGACGAAGGGGTATCAGTATATTTATCACACAAATGCATGTCTGACAGGCCTAGCCGGGAGTAAGTTATTGACGACGGAAGTGAAACAACAACTGGAGGGGGAAATGAGATTTATGAGAGCATTTTGTTATTTCTATATGGTTAATTTTTTTGGAGATGTGCCACTGTTACTTTCTACCGATTTCAGATTAAATAATCAACATCCACGTACTTCTGCAGATAAGGTATATGAACAGATCATCACTGATCTCGAACTAGCGGTCAATAATATGTCATCGGCCTATGTGACGAATGGCAGAGCAAGACCCAATAAGTGGACTGCAGCGGCATTATTGGCGAGGGTATATTTGTATCGCAAGGAATGGGAAAAGGCAGAACAATATGCCAGTAATATTATTAACTCCAAGTTATATCAGTTGGTAGAGGATCCAGGTACAATATTTGCCAATGCCAATTCTGAAGCAATCTGGCAACTGGTGTATTCCGTACCGAATAATTTGCGTGAAACACAATATTTTATACCGGCCGATTTAACTACCAGCCCGCTGATCCGGCTATCAGACCAATTGGCAGGAATGATGTCTGATCAGGATAAGCGCAAGCTAAGTTGGGTAGGTACCGTAACGCTCCCTACAGGGGACAAGCAATACTATGTCTATAAATACAAGGTGAAAATACCTGTGATCAATGTTAGTGAATCGATAACCGTATTTCGGTTGGCAGAGCAATATCTGATCAGAGCAGAAGCAAGACTGCAACAACGAAATATATCTGGTGCTATTGAGGATATAGACGTCATACGAAAGCGAGCCGGATTACCTGCTGTGAGAGAGATTATGCCGCATGCAACAATAACTGATCTTTTAGCATTAACAGCTCGGGAAAGGAATATAGAATTGCTTGCAGAATGGGGCCACCGGTGGTTTGATCTGAAAAGGACAGGCAGCTCCACCGCTGTATTGTCGGCCATTAAAAAGGACTGGCAACCTGCAGATACACTGTATCCATTGCCACAAGATCAATTATTAATGAATAGCACATTGACTCAGAATCCCGGTTACTGA